In Indicator indicator isolate 239-I01 unplaced genomic scaffold, UM_Iind_1.1 iindUn_scaffold_101, whole genome shotgun sequence, the following proteins share a genomic window:
- the LOC128980296 gene encoding calcium/calmodulin-dependent protein kinase type II subunit beta isoform X1: MGVVHRDLKPENLLLASKCKGAAVKLADFGLAIEVQGDQQAWFGFAGTPGYLSPEVLRKEAYGKPVDIWACGVILYILLVGYPPFWDEDQHKLYQQIKAGAYDFPSPEWDTVTPEAKNLINQMLTINPAKRITAHEALKHPWVCQRSTVASMMHRQETVECLKKFNARRKLKGAILTTMLATRNFSAAKSLLNKKADGVKPQTNSTKGSAGVTSPKGTLPPAALEPQTTVIHNPADGVKESSDSTNTTIEDEDTKARKQEIIKITEQLIEAVNNGDFEAYAKICDPGLTSFEPEALGNLVEGMDFHRFYFENLLSKNNKPIHTTILNPHVHVIGEDAACIAYIRLTQYIDAQGRPRTSQSEETRVWHRRDGKWQNVHFHGSGAPVAPLQ; this comes from the exons ATGGGGGTGGTCCACAGGGACCTCAAG ccagagaacctgctcctggccagcaaGTGCAAAGGGGCAGCAGTGAAGCTGGCAGACTTCGGCCTCGCCATCGAGGTGCAGGGGGATCAGCAGGCCTGGTTCG gctttgcGGGCACACCTGGCTACCTGTCCCCTGAAGTCCTGCGCAAAGAGGCCTATGGCAAACCTGTGGACATCTGGGCATGTG GAGTCATCCTCTACATCCTGCTGGTGGGGTACCCCCCGTTCTGGGATGAGGACCAGCACAAACTCTACCAACAGATCAAGGCTGGTGCCTATGAC TTTCCTTCTCCTGAGTGGGACACAGTGACCCCCGAAGCCAAGAACCTCATCAACCAGATGCTGACCATCAACCCTGCCAAGCGCATCACAGCCCACGAAGCCCTCAAGCACCCTTGGGTCTGC caACGCTCCACCGTGGCCTCCATGATGCACAGGCAGGAGACCGTCGAGTGTCTGAAAAAGTTCAATGCCAGGAGGAAGCTCAAG GGAGCCATCCTCACCACCATGTTGGCCACCAGGAACTTCTCAG CAGCTAAGAGCTTACTGAACAAGAAGGCTGACGGCGTGAAG ccccagacCAACAGCACCAAAGGCAGTGCCGGCGTCACCagccccaaggggaccctcccgcCCGCCGCCCTG GAGCCTCAAACTACAGTAATTCATAACCCCGCGGACGGCGTCAAG GAGTCGTCGGACAGCACCAACACCACCATCGAGGACGAGGACACCAAAG CTCGCAAGCAGGAGATCATCAAAATCACAGAGCAGCTGATCGAGGCTGTCAACAACGGCGACTTCGAGGCCTACGC GAAGATCTGTGACCCAGGGCTCACCTCCTTTGAGCccgaggctctgggcaacctggtggAGGGAATGGACTTCCACCGCTTCTACTTCGAGAACT TGCTGTCCAAGAACAATAAGCCGATCCACACCACCATCCTCAACCCCCACGTGCACGTCATCGGGGAGGACGCAGCCTGCATCGCCTACATCCGCCTGACGCAGTACATCGACGCCCAGGGGCGGCCCCGCACCAGCCAGTCCGAGGAGACTCGCGTCTGGCACCGCCGCGACGGCAAGTGGCAGAACGTCCACTTCCACGGCTCGGGGGCCCCAGTCGCCCCCCTCCAGTGA
- the LOC128980296 gene encoding calcium/calmodulin-dependent protein kinase type II subunit beta isoform X2, translating to MGVVHRDLKPENLLLASKCKGAAVKLADFGLAIEVQGDQQAWFGFAGTPGYLSPEVLRKEAYGKPVDIWACGVILYILLVGYPPFWDEDQHKLYQQIKAGAYDFPSPEWDTVTPEAKNLINQMLTINPAKRITAHEALKHPWVCQRSTVASMMHRQETVECLKKFNARRKLKGAILTTMLATRNFSAAKSLLNKKADGVKVRGRSAGVTSPKGTLPPAALEPQTTVIHNPADGVKESSDSTNTTIEDEDTKARKQEIIKITEQLIEAVNNGDFEAYAKICDPGLTSFEPEALGNLVEGMDFHRFYFENLLSKNNKPIHTTILNPHVHVIGEDAACIAYIRLTQYIDAQGRPRTSQSEETRVWHRRDGKWQNVHFHGSGAPVAPLQ from the exons ATGGGGGTGGTCCACAGGGACCTCAAG ccagagaacctgctcctggccagcaaGTGCAAAGGGGCAGCAGTGAAGCTGGCAGACTTCGGCCTCGCCATCGAGGTGCAGGGGGATCAGCAGGCCTGGTTCG gctttgcGGGCACACCTGGCTACCTGTCCCCTGAAGTCCTGCGCAAAGAGGCCTATGGCAAACCTGTGGACATCTGGGCATGTG GAGTCATCCTCTACATCCTGCTGGTGGGGTACCCCCCGTTCTGGGATGAGGACCAGCACAAACTCTACCAACAGATCAAGGCTGGTGCCTATGAC TTTCCTTCTCCTGAGTGGGACACAGTGACCCCCGAAGCCAAGAACCTCATCAACCAGATGCTGACCATCAACCCTGCCAAGCGCATCACAGCCCACGAAGCCCTCAAGCACCCTTGGGTCTGC caACGCTCCACCGTGGCCTCCATGATGCACAGGCAGGAGACCGTCGAGTGTCTGAAAAAGTTCAATGCCAGGAGGAAGCTCAAG GGAGCCATCCTCACCACCATGTTGGCCACCAGGAACTTCTCAG CAGCTAAGAGCTTACTGAACAAGAAGGCTGACGGCGTGAAGGTGAGGGGCC GCAGTGCCGGCGTCACCagccccaaggggaccctcccgcCCGCCGCCCTG GAGCCTCAAACTACAGTAATTCATAACCCCGCGGACGGCGTCAAG GAGTCGTCGGACAGCACCAACACCACCATCGAGGACGAGGACACCAAAG CTCGCAAGCAGGAGATCATCAAAATCACAGAGCAGCTGATCGAGGCTGTCAACAACGGCGACTTCGAGGCCTACGC GAAGATCTGTGACCCAGGGCTCACCTCCTTTGAGCccgaggctctgggcaacctggtggAGGGAATGGACTTCCACCGCTTCTACTTCGAGAACT TGCTGTCCAAGAACAATAAGCCGATCCACACCACCATCCTCAACCCCCACGTGCACGTCATCGGGGAGGACGCAGCCTGCATCGCCTACATCCGCCTGACGCAGTACATCGACGCCCAGGGGCGGCCCCGCACCAGCCAGTCCGAGGAGACTCGCGTCTGGCACCGCCGCGACGGCAAGTGGCAGAACGTCCACTTCCACGGCTCGGGGGCCCCAGTCGCCCCCCTCCAGTGA
- the LOC128980296 gene encoding calcium/calmodulin-dependent protein kinase type II subunit beta isoform X3, which translates to MGVVHRDLKPENLLLASKCKGAAVKLADFGLAIEVQGDQQAWFGFAGTPGYLSPEVLRKEAYGKPVDIWACGVILYILLVGYPPFWDEDQHKLYQQIKAGAYDFPSPEWDTVTPEAKNLINQMLTINPAKRITAHEALKHPWVCQRSTVASMMHRQETVECLKKFNARRKLKGAILTTMLATRNFSAKSLLNKKADGVKESSDSTNTTIEDEDTKARKQEIIKITEQLIEAVNNGDFEAYAKICDPGLTSFEPEALGNLVEGMDFHRFYFENLLSKNNKPIHTTILNPHVHVIGEDAACIAYIRLTQYIDAQGRPRTSQSEETRVWHRRDGKWQNVHFHGSGAPVAPLQ; encoded by the exons ATGGGGGTGGTCCACAGGGACCTCAAG ccagagaacctgctcctggccagcaaGTGCAAAGGGGCAGCAGTGAAGCTGGCAGACTTCGGCCTCGCCATCGAGGTGCAGGGGGATCAGCAGGCCTGGTTCG gctttgcGGGCACACCTGGCTACCTGTCCCCTGAAGTCCTGCGCAAAGAGGCCTATGGCAAACCTGTGGACATCTGGGCATGTG GAGTCATCCTCTACATCCTGCTGGTGGGGTACCCCCCGTTCTGGGATGAGGACCAGCACAAACTCTACCAACAGATCAAGGCTGGTGCCTATGAC TTTCCTTCTCCTGAGTGGGACACAGTGACCCCCGAAGCCAAGAACCTCATCAACCAGATGCTGACCATCAACCCTGCCAAGCGCATCACAGCCCACGAAGCCCTCAAGCACCCTTGGGTCTGC caACGCTCCACCGTGGCCTCCATGATGCACAGGCAGGAGACCGTCGAGTGTCTGAAAAAGTTCAATGCCAGGAGGAAGCTCAAG GGAGCCATCCTCACCACCATGTTGGCCACCAGGAACTTCTCAG CTAAGAGCTTACTGAACAAGAAGGCTGACGGCGTGAAG GAGTCGTCGGACAGCACCAACACCACCATCGAGGACGAGGACACCAAAG CTCGCAAGCAGGAGATCATCAAAATCACAGAGCAGCTGATCGAGGCTGTCAACAACGGCGACTTCGAGGCCTACGC GAAGATCTGTGACCCAGGGCTCACCTCCTTTGAGCccgaggctctgggcaacctggtggAGGGAATGGACTTCCACCGCTTCTACTTCGAGAACT TGCTGTCCAAGAACAATAAGCCGATCCACACCACCATCCTCAACCCCCACGTGCACGTCATCGGGGAGGACGCAGCCTGCATCGCCTACATCCGCCTGACGCAGTACATCGACGCCCAGGGGCGGCCCCGCACCAGCCAGTCCGAGGAGACTCGCGTCTGGCACCGCCGCGACGGCAAGTGGCAGAACGTCCACTTCCACGGCTCGGGGGCCCCAGTCGCCCCCCTCCAGTGA